In Gimesia benthica, a single window of DNA contains:
- a CDS encoding pyruvate kinase: MSWLKRLEVGDKIRLIDARHSRRSFRVVDCLDQGCWLEANKTTYIVPGTTLRLRSHKGKKLRATEIVAVSPRENCLLLHPGDQLIVTRDQTPGRPEVRDSGGQVLTPARIGCSIPSVFNDVQSGESIWFDDGKIGGVVEKVAPDQVQVRITQTRLQGAKLRADKGINLPESQLSLPALTQQDLEDLSFVAQHADVVELSFANRASDVEQLQAELQRLDGRQPAIVLKIETRLGFENLPDMLLTAMRSPVVAL, from the coding sequence TTGTCCTGGCTGAAACGCCTGGAAGTGGGCGATAAAATCAGGCTGATCGATGCCCGCCACTCGCGACGGAGTTTCCGCGTGGTCGATTGCCTGGATCAGGGTTGCTGGCTCGAAGCGAACAAGACAACTTACATTGTGCCCGGAACGACATTACGCTTACGGAGTCATAAAGGTAAGAAACTGAGAGCGACAGAAATCGTCGCGGTATCGCCCCGCGAAAACTGTCTGCTGCTGCATCCGGGAGATCAGTTGATCGTCACCCGGGATCAGACGCCGGGACGTCCCGAGGTGCGGGATAGCGGCGGACAGGTTCTGACGCCGGCCCGGATTGGCTGTTCCATTCCCAGTGTCTTTAATGATGTGCAGTCAGGTGAGTCGATCTGGTTTGATGATGGTAAAATTGGCGGCGTTGTGGAAAAAGTCGCACCGGATCAGGTGCAGGTCCGGATCACACAGACCCGTCTGCAGGGGGCGAAGCTCAGGGCCGATAAAGGGATCAATCTGCCGGAGAGTCAACTCAGTCTCCCCGCTCTGACGCAACAGGATCTGGAAGACTTGTCGTTCGTCGCGCAGCATGCGGATGTGGTGGAACTCTCGTTTGCCAATCGGGCGAGTGATGTCGAACAGTTGCAGGCCGAACTGCAGCGGCTGGACGGACGGCAGCCGGCGATCGTCCTGAAGATTGAAACCCGGCTTGGTTTTGAAAATCTGCCGGATATGCTGTTGACGGCGATGCGTTCCCCTGTTGTGGCGTTATGA
- a CDS encoding exo-alpha-sialidase produces MKQLIYTLTLLASTTAALVPTVAAEKPDSPITVLNLPGSGTDPAAIDYQSLPVLKGEHAIINPAALGPYPRKSDKIDLHDLRLNLHNYLIYHDGKFWCIWSDGPRIEDEPTQEIKYATSVDGLHWSPAKSVTGTPEKPHAFIARGLWLRDGQLLALAAKYQGHGAFGPPDKKHLELVAYRWEPKQDKWVFEGKLYDNAINNFPPQKLPSDNWILTRRDSRFNVSVLIGGVKALNDWQSFPVVGVKQVSGFRPDEPIFWVLPDNSLYALFRDNGKSQRLFFSTSQDEGRTWDTPVLSNFPNAKSKLFSLATSHGYRVLVLNANPQVNRRELHLAVSPDNRTFTRLAMLEIPSPAELPPAVASLKKKFSEGIASLQYPHVIEHDGSLYIAFSRNKLQTEVFRVKLADIDALLKSDHN; encoded by the coding sequence ATGAAACAGCTGATTTATACGCTCACTCTTCTGGCATCGACCACCGCGGCCCTCGTTCCTACCGTCGCAGCAGAGAAACCAGACTCGCCGATTACCGTCCTGAACCTCCCCGGTTCCGGCACCGATCCCGCGGCCATCGATTACCAAAGTCTCCCGGTCCTCAAAGGCGAACATGCCATCATCAACCCAGCGGCCCTGGGCCCTTACCCGCGAAAATCAGACAAGATCGATCTCCACGACCTGCGACTGAACCTGCACAACTACCTCATCTATCATGACGGCAAGTTCTGGTGCATCTGGAGCGACGGCCCCCGCATCGAAGACGAACCGACCCAGGAAATCAAATACGCCACCAGCGTCGATGGTCTCCACTGGAGCCCGGCAAAATCGGTCACGGGCACTCCCGAAAAGCCCCACGCCTTCATCGCCCGCGGACTCTGGCTCCGCGATGGTCAACTGCTGGCATTAGCAGCGAAATACCAGGGACACGGCGCGTTCGGCCCTCCGGATAAAAAACACCTGGAACTGGTTGCCTACCGGTGGGAACCAAAGCAGGATAAGTGGGTCTTTGAAGGCAAGCTCTACGACAACGCCATCAACAACTTCCCCCCGCAGAAGCTCCCCTCCGACAACTGGATTCTCACCCGCCGCGATTCGCGGTTCAATGTCAGCGTACTGATCGGCGGCGTCAAAGCCCTCAACGACTGGCAGTCCTTTCCCGTCGTGGGCGTCAAACAGGTCTCCGGCTTCCGTCCAGACGAACCGATCTTCTGGGTCCTGCCCGATAACAGTCTGTATGCACTCTTCCGCGATAACGGCAAATCGCAGCGGCTCTTCTTCTCGACTTCCCAAGACGAAGGCCGCACCTGGGATACCCCGGTCCTCTCCAACTTCCCCAACGCCAAAAGCAAACTGTTTTCGCTGGCCACCAGCCACGGTTACCGTGTACTCGTCCTCAACGCGAATCCCCAGGTCAACCGCCGCGAACTCCACCTCGCAGTCAGCCCCGATAACAGAACTTTCACCCGTCTGGCGATGCTGGAGATCCCCTCTCCAGCCGAACTCCCCCCAGCGGTTGCCTCGCTGAAGAAGAAATTCAGCGAGGGCATCGCCAGTCTGCAATACCCGCACGTCATCGAGCACGACGGTTCCCTCTACATCGCCTTCTCGCGCAACAAACTGCAGACCGAAGTCTTCCGCGTAAAACTCGCCGACATCGATGCTCTGCTGAAATCAGACCACAACTAG
- a CDS encoding helix-turn-helix domain-containing protein translates to MTGSPFQYIASSRVRFHQELYLRPRRISHYRFLYVEAGCGEYRIAEESFQVAAGWLGLLAPGVRENRYFGREPVSYLFVEFQAATRLTEQRAVPFPGQDPQRSALISLLKTIQAEQADAGGCLLAAAVRLMFPEADRGTQRRLDDRLRKVVRLIEAAPDQNHRISELAETAGLSEPHLRRLFREQMGESPKQFLRRTRMEFARRLMQQEGLRVGEVAHLLGFASVFQFSAQYRQVLGHPPSEDRGMG, encoded by the coding sequence GTGACGGGGAGTCCTTTTCAGTATATTGCGAGCAGCCGGGTGCGGTTTCACCAGGAACTGTATCTGCGGCCCCGACGGATTTCGCATTACCGGTTTCTATATGTGGAAGCGGGCTGCGGCGAGTATCGAATTGCCGAGGAATCGTTTCAGGTCGCTGCGGGTTGGCTGGGGCTGCTGGCGCCCGGAGTGCGGGAGAACCGGTATTTCGGGCGGGAGCCGGTGTCGTATCTGTTCGTCGAATTTCAGGCGGCGACGCGGCTGACCGAACAGCGCGCGGTCCCCTTCCCGGGTCAGGATCCGCAGCGGTCGGCGCTGATTAGTTTGTTGAAAACGATCCAGGCGGAACAGGCGGATGCGGGGGGCTGTCTCTTGGCGGCGGCGGTGCGGCTGATGTTTCCGGAAGCCGACCGCGGCACACAGCGACGGCTGGATGATCGACTGCGGAAGGTCGTGCGGCTGATTGAGGCGGCCCCGGATCAGAATCATCGGATCAGCGAACTGGCGGAGACCGCGGGGCTTTCTGAGCCGCATCTGAGGCGGTTGTTTCGCGAGCAGATGGGTGAGAGTCCCAAGCAGTTTCTGAGACGGACCCGCATGGAATTTGCCCGGCGGCTGATGCAGCAGGAGGGGCTGCGGGTGGGAGAAGTCGCGCACCTGTTGGGGTTTGCGAGTGTCTTTCAGTTCTCGGCCCAGTATCGACAGGTGCTGGGGCATCCGCCTTCGGAGGATCGGGGGATGGGGTGA
- a CDS encoding FAD-dependent oxidoreductase → MSSTLQTDIAILGGTPGGIAVAIVAARLGRSVLLIEPQAHLGGMSTSGLGKSDVERRHLIGGLFQEFTQRIHQYYLDRYAPDSEDIALCQDGYYFEPSVAETVFHDMLQAQPQITILTSHTLNSATTRENRLKAIDILSPKQQRITVQAQVFLDATYDGDLLAAAGADFRLGREARDEFDEPHAGQIYFDYQRQQFLPGSTGAGDDRLPAYTYRLCLTTDPANAAPLTEPPPDYDRRHYLGYFDDLAAGRLAGPLQLKPGRGYEPAHFNTLVRALSVTPLPNHKTDVNINPRPLGFPFPELNRGYITGDAATRAAISTRIRNRTLGLLWFLQNDTQIPTQHRQIARQYHLPQDEFTDNRHFPWQLYIREGRRLQGEFTLTERHITHQPEQGIYQAEIETFADTIAIGEFPIDSFPCQPRQPGDTIVLEGYLGMLDQITRPYEIPYRIMVPQTIDGLLVPVAASTTHVAFSSIRMEPTWMALGQAAGVAAHLAIQQQCAPRNISIHELQQQLASEGQILKHQPEINHASTREPQS, encoded by the coding sequence ATGAGCAGCACTCTGCAGACCGACATCGCCATCCTCGGGGGCACACCCGGCGGGATCGCCGTGGCCATCGTTGCTGCCCGCCTCGGACGCAGCGTCCTCTTGATCGAACCCCAGGCCCATCTCGGCGGCATGTCCACCAGCGGCCTGGGCAAAAGCGACGTCGAACGCCGCCATCTGATCGGCGGCCTGTTTCAGGAATTCACACAGCGGATCCACCAGTACTACCTCGATCGCTACGCCCCCGATTCAGAGGACATCGCTCTCTGCCAGGACGGCTATTACTTCGAACCCTCGGTCGCCGAAACCGTCTTCCACGACATGCTCCAGGCACAGCCGCAGATCACCATCCTCACCAGTCACACCCTGAACTCTGCGACCACCAGAGAAAACCGACTGAAGGCAATCGACATTCTCAGCCCTAAGCAACAACGCATCACCGTTCAGGCGCAGGTCTTCCTCGACGCCACCTATGACGGCGATCTCCTGGCTGCTGCGGGCGCCGACTTCCGACTGGGACGCGAAGCCCGCGACGAATTCGACGAACCCCACGCCGGCCAGATCTACTTCGACTACCAGCGGCAACAGTTCCTCCCCGGCAGCACCGGGGCGGGCGACGACCGACTCCCCGCCTACACGTACCGTCTCTGCCTGACCACCGATCCCGCGAACGCGGCTCCCTTAACAGAGCCGCCTCCCGACTATGACCGCCGCCACTACCTCGGCTACTTTGACGACTTGGCCGCCGGTCGTCTGGCCGGTCCGCTGCAGCTCAAACCGGGTCGGGGCTACGAACCGGCGCACTTTAACACTCTGGTCCGCGCCCTCAGTGTCACGCCGCTCCCCAATCACAAAACCGACGTCAACATCAACCCGCGTCCCCTCGGCTTCCCTTTTCCGGAACTGAACCGCGGCTATATCACCGGAGACGCCGCCACCCGCGCCGCTATCTCCACCCGCATCCGCAATCGCACACTCGGTCTGCTCTGGTTCCTGCAAAACGACACACAGATCCCAACGCAACATCGCCAGATCGCCCGACAATACCATCTCCCGCAGGACGAATTCACCGACAACCGGCATTTCCCCTGGCAGCTCTACATCCGCGAGGGTCGTCGCCTCCAGGGAGAATTCACCCTCACGGAACGGCACATCACCCATCAGCCGGAGCAGGGGATCTACCAGGCAGAAATCGAAACCTTCGCCGACACCATTGCCATCGGCGAATTCCCCATCGACAGCTTCCCCTGCCAGCCCAGACAACCGGGCGACACCATCGTCCTCGAAGGCTATCTCGGCATGCTGGATCAGATTACCCGCCCCTACGAGATCCCCTATCGGATCATGGTGCCGCAAACCATCGACGGACTCCTCGTCCCGGTCGCCGCCTCGACAACGCACGTCGCCTTTTCTTCGATTAGAATGGAACCGACCTGGATGGCCCTCGGGCAGGCCGCCGGCGTCGCCGCGCACCTGGCAATTCAGCAACAGTGTGCCCCCCGCAACATTTCGATTCACGAACTGCAACAGCAACTGGCCAGCGAAGGTCAGATCCTCAAACATCAACCTGAAATCAACCACGCTTCCACCAGGGAACCCCAGTCATGA
- a CDS encoding DUF6122 family protein, with protein sequence MEAVPDVVRHLIHYACHLLVPFLIARLFWKEHWVQAGLIMLATMLIDVDHLLADPIFDPHRCSLGFHPLHTWWAAAVYAALLCIPSWHWRAVAVGCLWHLATDGIDCLLGGHCLFC encoded by the coding sequence ATGGAAGCTGTTCCGGATGTCGTGCGGCATCTGATTCATTATGCGTGTCACCTGCTGGTTCCCTTTCTGATAGCGCGCCTGTTCTGGAAGGAACACTGGGTGCAGGCGGGGCTGATTATGCTGGCGACGATGCTGATTGACGTCGATCACCTGCTGGCCGATCCGATTTTTGATCCTCATCGCTGCAGCCTGGGGTTTCATCCACTGCATACCTGGTGGGCGGCGGCCGTGTATGCGGCGCTACTCTGTATTCCTTCCTGGCACTGGCGCGCGGTGGCGGTAGGCTGTCTGTGGCATCTGGCGACGGATGGGATCGATTGTCTATTGGGCGGGCATTGTCTGTTTTGTTGA
- a CDS encoding pyruvate kinase, translating to MIARGDLAVECGFERMAEVQEEILWICEAAHVPVIWATQVLETLAKEGMPSRAEITDAAMGHRAECVMLNKGPHVLHAVKTLDDILRRMQAHQTKKRSMLRELRLATHSSGKQDQDGHQGNDGNGS from the coding sequence ATGATTGCCCGCGGCGATCTGGCAGTCGAGTGCGGTTTCGAACGGATGGCGGAAGTGCAGGAAGAGATTCTCTGGATCTGTGAAGCCGCCCACGTTCCGGTAATCTGGGCGACACAGGTGCTGGAGACGCTGGCCAAAGAAGGCATGCCCTCTCGCGCGGAAATCACCGATGCCGCGATGGGGCACCGGGCGGAATGCGTGATGCTCAACAAGGGACCCCATGTATTACATGCGGTCAAGACGCTGGATGATATTTTAAGACGGATGCAGGCGCATCAGACCAAAAAACGTTCGATGCTCCGTGAACTCCGATTAGCGACGCACTCTTCAGGAAAACAGGACCAGGATGGACATCAGGGCAACGACGGCAACGGATCTTGA
- a CDS encoding GNAT family N-acetyltransferase: MDIRATTATDLETVKAVHRETFGSEEGPIIVALLDELFPDPTAAPLLSLLAEETGNVLGHVLFTNVVVHGTESVTARILAPLAVLPSARKQGVGRQLIEVGLSQLRDTGVELVFVLGDPAFYSRFGFEPAGVRGLQAPHPLPAEYAEAWMVQELCSGVLGRVTGEVESSQVLNRREYWIG, translated from the coding sequence ATGGACATCAGGGCAACGACGGCAACGGATCTTGAGACGGTCAAAGCGGTCCACCGCGAGACATTCGGGTCTGAAGAAGGCCCCATCATTGTCGCGCTGCTGGATGAACTGTTCCCCGATCCGACGGCAGCGCCGCTGCTCTCGCTCCTGGCTGAAGAGACAGGAAATGTGTTGGGACATGTGCTGTTTACGAACGTGGTTGTTCACGGTACCGAGTCTGTCACCGCGCGGATTCTGGCACCCCTGGCGGTGCTTCCCTCTGCCCGGAAACAGGGGGTGGGGCGACAGCTGATCGAAGTCGGTCTGTCCCAGTTGCGCGATACGGGAGTCGAACTGGTATTTGTACTGGGGGACCCTGCTTTTTATTCACGGTTTGGTTTTGAACCGGCGGGCGTGCGAGGTTTGCAGGCACCGCATCCTCTGCCGGCAGAATACGCGGAAGCGTGGATGGTACAGGAACTCTGTTCTGGTGTGCTGGGACGCGTTACAGGGGAGGTGGAATCTTCGCAGGTACTCAACCGTCGGGAATACTGGATCGGTTAG
- a CDS encoding T6SS immunity protein Tdi1 domain-containing protein — translation MALTLNDLTINLEQVDCKVLLDDWTWAMPESMQAVLVTAMGDVFAQGESGAIYFADMVEGKITPVAEDSSEFETLLQDPDFVTDLFFPARVLELREAGVSLEPGQVYGHQTPLVLSGEDELDNIEPIDVAVHISVHGQIHEQVKDLPPGTVITDIEFEEEA, via the coding sequence GTGGCACTCACATTAAATGATTTGACAATTAATCTGGAACAGGTCGACTGCAAGGTCCTCCTCGACGACTGGACCTGGGCCATGCCCGAATCGATGCAGGCCGTTCTGGTCACTGCCATGGGGGACGTCTTCGCGCAGGGGGAATCGGGGGCCATCTACTTTGCCGATATGGTCGAAGGCAAAATCACCCCGGTCGCCGAAGACAGCAGCGAATTTGAAACACTGCTCCAGGATCCCGATTTCGTCACCGACCTGTTCTTTCCCGCCCGTGTACTGGAACTTCGCGAAGCCGGCGTCAGCCTGGAACCGGGCCAGGTCTACGGCCACCAGACGCCTCTCGTCCTTAGTGGCGAAGATGAACTCGATAACATCGAACCGATCGACGTCGCGGTGCACATCAGCGTCCACGGCCAGATCCACGAACAGGTCAAAGACCTCCCCCCGGGCACCGTGATTACCGATATCGAGTTTGAAGAGGAAGCCTGA
- a CDS encoding pyruvate kinase: MSAEQGDSDFLSGHQEYQQVFEELVVVRDRLVSEVVCSQPLLDQIHVQHRESARNLLYYLALRRRDLRPLQIRLAALGLSSLGRAESHVMATIDAVLEMLQRLLAKTTDVTDSTESLIDFNTGERLLAAHAESLLGPAAPGRGVRIMVTMPSEAANDYELIYHLLQQDMECMRINCAHDDVEAWSRMIAHLRRAEHALGKRCRVVMDLGGPKLRTGPLEPGAAVVKVRPRRDEYGRVIAPARIWLYPAEQPATSPAPRMPVCRSSCPG, translated from the coding sequence TTGTCGGCAGAGCAAGGTGACTCCGATTTCCTTTCCGGTCATCAGGAGTATCAACAGGTCTTTGAGGAACTGGTTGTCGTGCGAGACAGACTGGTGTCAGAGGTCGTCTGCTCGCAGCCTCTGCTGGATCAGATTCACGTGCAACATCGCGAGAGTGCGCGGAACCTGTTGTACTACCTGGCACTCAGACGCCGCGATCTGCGACCTTTACAGATACGACTGGCGGCTCTGGGACTCTCTTCCCTGGGACGGGCGGAATCGCATGTCATGGCGACCATCGATGCCGTTCTGGAAATGCTGCAGAGACTGCTTGCTAAGACCACAGATGTCACAGACTCCACCGAATCATTAATTGATTTCAACACAGGGGAACGACTGCTGGCGGCGCATGCAGAATCTCTGTTAGGGCCTGCTGCCCCGGGACGCGGCGTGCGGATTATGGTGACGATGCCCAGCGAGGCCGCCAATGATTACGAGTTGATCTATCACCTGTTGCAACAGGACATGGAGTGCATGCGGATTAACTGCGCGCACGATGATGTGGAAGCCTGGTCGCGGATGATTGCGCATCTCCGCCGGGCTGAGCATGCATTGGGAAAGCGGTGCCGGGTCGTGATGGACCTGGGAGGCCCTAAACTGCGGACCGGTCCGCTTGAGCCGGGCGCTGCTGTGGTCAAGGTGCGTCCCCGCCGCGATGAGTATGGTCGGGTGATCGCTCCCGCACGCATCTGGCTCTACCCGGCTGAGCAACCAGCGACCTCCCCTGCCCCGCGGATGCCTGTCTGCCGGTCGAGTTGTCCTGGCTGA
- a CDS encoding sodium:solute symporter — protein MLSVLLANSVHFRPLDLAAILVYLTIMAGMGLWFSRRNQSTEHYFLGDRNFPGWAIGLSMLGTSISSVTFLAFPAAAFALDWRQLISNLTLPFVAVLAIIVFIPFFRRGNTTSAFEYLGDRYGTVPRLYGTLSFILLQLIRLGKVLFLVSIPVSLLTGWDIRLVIVGVGIFISFYTIAGGIEAVIWTDVIQTIVLWLGGILCFTIIVTRLPGGLSQVFEVGSAQGKFGIGSFDFNLTERTFWTVSLLGLLNWLTIYSSDQNVVQRFIAARSLREARKATTLYSVLAVLTWSFFFLVGTCVFVFYRVFPESAVANLQADEVFPWFILTQVPAGLAGLVISGVLAAAMSSLDSSINSIATVTTVDLLKPWLAPGRDDRFYLRFARLIAVLASAAMIGGAVFFSSVEKESMNDLSWIIASVFGGCLLGLFMLGFFTRRVDNTAAVIGLAGAILVNLYLGLSTGGWLPVAWSIQIHTYWVGLFVNLAFISLALLISLFRSPNPRDLTGLTVWTQEQQP, from the coding sequence ATGTTATCAGTGCTCCTCGCCAATTCGGTTCACTTTCGCCCGCTCGACCTGGCAGCGATCCTTGTCTATCTCACGATCATGGCGGGAATGGGACTCTGGTTTTCCCGCCGCAACCAGTCGACCGAACACTACTTCCTCGGCGATCGGAATTTCCCCGGTTGGGCCATCGGCCTCTCAATGCTGGGCACCTCCATCAGCTCGGTTACGTTCCTCGCCTTCCCGGCGGCCGCCTTCGCCCTCGACTGGCGACAGCTGATCTCCAACCTCACCTTACCCTTCGTCGCGGTACTGGCCATCATCGTCTTCATCCCTTTTTTTCGTCGGGGGAATACCACCAGTGCTTTCGAATACCTGGGCGACCGTTACGGCACCGTACCCCGTCTGTACGGCACCCTCAGTTTTATTCTGCTGCAACTGATCCGCCTCGGAAAAGTCCTCTTCCTGGTTTCGATTCCGGTCAGCCTGCTCACAGGCTGGGATATTCGTCTTGTGATTGTAGGCGTGGGCATCTTCATCTCTTTCTACACCATCGCCGGCGGAATCGAAGCCGTCATCTGGACCGACGTCATTCAGACCATCGTCCTCTGGCTGGGAGGCATCCTCTGTTTCACAATCATCGTCACGCGTCTGCCCGGCGGACTCTCCCAGGTTTTCGAAGTCGGTTCTGCCCAGGGTAAGTTCGGCATCGGCTCCTTTGACTTCAACCTGACCGAACGCACCTTCTGGACCGTCTCCCTGCTGGGCCTGCTCAACTGGCTGACGATTTACTCCAGCGACCAGAACGTTGTCCAGCGGTTCATCGCCGCCCGCAGCCTCCGCGAAGCCCGCAAGGCGACTACCCTCTATTCCGTCCTCGCCGTGTTGACCTGGTCCTTCTTCTTCCTGGTCGGCACCTGCGTCTTCGTCTTCTACCGCGTCTTCCCGGAATCCGCAGTCGCCAACCTCCAGGCCGATGAAGTCTTTCCCTGGTTCATCCTCACCCAGGTCCCCGCGGGTCTGGCCGGGCTCGTCATTTCAGGAGTCCTCGCGGCTGCCATGTCCAGCCTCGACTCCTCGATCAACTCCATCGCCACCGTCACCACGGTCGACCTGCTCAAACCCTGGCTCGCCCCGGGCAGGGACGACCGCTTCTACCTGCGGTTCGCCCGCCTGATCGCCGTTTTGGCCTCAGCTGCCATGATCGGCGGCGCCGTCTTCTTCAGTTCCGTCGAAAAGGAAAGCATGAACGACCTCAGCTGGATCATCGCCTCCGTCTTTGGCGGCTGTCTGCTCGGCCTGTTCATGCTCGGCTTTTTCACCCGCCGCGTTGATAACACCGCCGCCGTCATCGGACTGGCCGGGGCGATCCTGGTCAACCTCTATCTCGGCCTGAGCACCGGCGGCTGGCTGCCCGTAGCCTGGTCCATTCAAATTCACACCTACTGGGTCGGCCTGTTCGTCAATCTGGCCTTCATTTCACTGGCCCTGCTGATCAGCCTCTTCCGCAGCCCCAACCCCCGTGATCTCACCGGCCTGACCGTCTGGACGCAGGAGCAACAGCCATGA
- a CDS encoding FAD-dependent oxidoreductase — protein MILSCLRQWSFLAILCLVAFSGTSTAVAQPETVEADVCIYGATPSGILAAVAVQRAGRSAVIVEPSRWVGGILGSGLKPMQDCPNYAATGGMTRGLLKSLGQPNWTEDRTENRRVLAEISPKTIREDFQKLLAAHKIRVIFDHRIAGCTPQAGEKTAIQAALFDRAPFDELGTPVVEPAAREALRVAARIFIDASYEGDLLAKAGVSYRVGRESSEEFGEEFAGVQPPVGLTSVDPFKTPGDPKSGPLRGVEKDHGKPLGAADDYTQAYNFRYYTTSDPAHRAPFGVPEDYRAEDFELVGRYVEYLKQQHPREKNLRQRLIGIFPGWKNSGEWNYQRSSLISMSPVGISRFYADGAVAAHVKIWQAHRDYLSGLHHFMSTDDRVPDFYRQEVAELGLDRRPHPETAGWPHQLYVRVSRRLAGRYTVTAHDVYNKTEIEDPICLAQYGIDVYPVRRIWLQQEGQTLVGLEGKMFVGGSRGPTNQPYPIAYRAITPQQDECTNLLVPVCFSATHLGYASARMEPVFMICGESAGIAACQALAENCAVQDIDAKAYRRALERAGQKLVWDPATDQPDSGMGKSGGRYTMRGLLRECDADDNGTVSQSEWNEKKSPYEWLFEIIDTNSDGQIVAGEYEAFQKYKAKHPDWQKRIKTAGLK, from the coding sequence ATGATATTATCCTGCCTGCGTCAATGGTCTTTTCTGGCGATCCTATGTCTGGTCGCCTTTTCCGGAACGAGTACTGCTGTGGCACAGCCTGAAACCGTGGAGGCGGATGTCTGCATTTACGGGGCGACTCCGTCGGGGATCCTGGCGGCGGTCGCGGTGCAGCGTGCGGGGCGGTCGGCGGTGATTGTGGAGCCGAGCCGCTGGGTGGGGGGCATTCTGGGGTCGGGGCTTAAGCCGATGCAGGACTGTCCCAACTATGCGGCGACCGGGGGGATGACACGGGGGTTGTTGAAAAGCCTGGGGCAGCCGAACTGGACCGAAGATCGAACTGAGAACCGCCGGGTGCTGGCGGAGATCAGTCCGAAGACGATTCGCGAAGACTTTCAGAAACTGCTCGCGGCGCACAAGATCAGGGTGATCTTCGATCATCGCATTGCCGGTTGTACGCCTCAGGCGGGAGAAAAAACAGCGATTCAGGCGGCTCTGTTCGATCGGGCTCCCTTTGACGAACTGGGGACGCCGGTTGTGGAACCCGCAGCCCGCGAAGCATTGCGCGTCGCGGCGAGGATCTTTATTGATGCCAGTTACGAAGGGGATCTGCTGGCGAAAGCGGGCGTGTCCTATCGCGTGGGGCGGGAATCGTCGGAGGAGTTTGGCGAGGAATTCGCCGGTGTGCAGCCTCCGGTGGGGTTGACTTCCGTGGATCCGTTTAAGACGCCTGGCGATCCGAAGAGTGGCCCGTTACGCGGGGTGGAAAAAGATCATGGGAAGCCGCTGGGGGCGGCGGACGATTATACGCAGGCGTACAACTTTCGGTATTACACGACCAGCGATCCCGCACACCGGGCTCCGTTTGGTGTGCCCGAGGATTACCGGGCTGAAGACTTCGAACTGGTGGGCCGGTATGTGGAGTATCTGAAGCAGCAGCATCCCCGCGAGAAGAACCTGCGGCAGCGGCTGATCGGGATCTTTCCGGGCTGGAAGAACTCGGGCGAGTGGAACTATCAGCGGAGTTCGCTGATTTCGATGTCGCCGGTGGGTATCAGCCGGTTTTATGCCGACGGTGCTGTCGCCGCGCACGTGAAGATCTGGCAGGCACACCGAGACTATTTGAGCGGGCTGCATCATTTCATGAGTACCGATGACCGCGTGCCTGACTTTTATCGACAGGAAGTGGCTGAACTTGGACTGGATAGGCGCCCTCATCCCGAGACGGCCGGCTGGCCGCATCAGTTGTATGTGCGCGTGTCGCGCCGCCTGGCGGGGCGTTATACGGTGACGGCACACGATGTGTATAACAAGACAGAGATCGAGGACCCGATCTGCCTGGCGCAGTACGGGATCGACGTGTACCCGGTTCGGCGGATCTGGTTACAGCAGGAGGGACAGACCCTGGTCGGCCTGGAGGGCAAGATGTTTGTCGGCGGTTCCCGGGGACCGACGAATCAACCCTACCCGATTGCCTATCGGGCGATCACACCTCAGCAGGACGAATGCACAAATCTGCTGGTGCCGGTCTGTTTTTCAGCGACGCACTTGGGATACGCTTCGGCACGAATGGAGCCGGTGTTTATGATCTGCGGTGAGTCGGCGGGGATCGCGGCCTGCCAGGCCCTGGCGGAAAACTGTGCCGTGCAGGACATCGATGCGAAAGCCTATCGACGGGCCCTGGAGCGGGCCGGGCAGAAACTGGTGTGGGATCCCGCGACGGATCAACCCGATTCGGGGATGGGAAAATCAGGGGGCCGCTATACGATGCGGGGGCTGCTCCGGGAGTGTGATGCGGATGACAACGGGACGGTCTCCCAGTCTGAATGGAATGAAAAGAAATCTCCCTATGAGTGGCTGTTCGAGATCATCGATACGAACAGCGACGGACAGATCGTCGCCGGCGAATATGAGGCGTTTCAAAAGTATAAAGCCAAGCACCCGGACTGGCAGAAACGGATCAAAACCGCAGGCCTGAAGTGA
- a CDS encoding histidine kinase yields MISTAEISFYPLQEEYKPLIKEFIAKLQTYSGLRVTPGSTSTYAVGDYDRLMECMTEIMAWSHEEQGKGVFVVKFLPGYEAK; encoded by the coding sequence ATGATCAGCACTGCCGAAATCAGTTTCTATCCCCTGCAGGAAGAATACAAACCGCTTATCAAGGAATTCATCGCGAAACTGCAGACCTATTCCGGTCTCCGCGTGACCCCGGGCTCCACGTCAACGTATGCGGTCGGCGACTACGACCGGCTGATGGAATGCATGACCGAGATCATGGCCTGGAGCCACGAAGAACAGGGCAAAGGCGTATTCGTGGTGAAGTTTCTGCCCGGGTATGAGGCGAAGTAG